A window of Apium graveolens cultivar Ventura chromosome 8, ASM990537v1, whole genome shotgun sequence contains these coding sequences:
- the LOC141678207 gene encoding high mobility group B protein 14, which produces MVKKAKNSPAPSSTESSRKMVLRVRPPQKQKQFEDDVIEEPKSGKKPKSGVKKKAAKIDSDKPKKPPTAFFYYLEDFRKGFQEENPEVKSMRDVGKACGEKWKTMSYEEKVQYYDIATEKRAEFDRAMVDYIKRKESGEDTKPKDSDSEYDE; this is translated from the exons ATGGTGAAAAAAGCTAAAAATTCTCCAGCTCCTTCTTCCACAGAATCCTCAAG GAAAATGGTATTGAGAGTGAGGCCACCCCAGAAGCAGAAACAGTTTGAAGATGATGTAATAGAAGAACCCAAATCAGGGAAGAAGCCTAAAAGTGGTGTCAAGAAAAAGGCTGCTAAAATTGATTCTGACAAGCCCAAGAAACCTCCCACTGCTTTTTTCTACTACTT GGAGGATTTTCGTAAGGGCTTCCAAGAAGAAAATCCTGAAGTCAAGTCAATGCGTGAT GTTGGCAAGGCTTGCGGAGAGAAGTGGAAAACAATGTCTTACGAG GAAAAAGTCCAGTACTATGATATAGCTACGGAGAAACGGGCAGAGTTTGATAGGGCAATGGTAGACTATATAAAGCGAAAG GAAAGCGGGGAAGATACAAAGCCCAAGGACTCGGACTCGGAGTATGACGAATGA